A genomic region of Branchiostoma lanceolatum isolate klBraLanc5 chromosome 4, klBraLanc5.hap2, whole genome shotgun sequence contains the following coding sequences:
- the LOC136433625 gene encoding cholinesterase 1-like produces the protein MAHHILIAVLAALLTSPEVEAVADVTTPAGRVVGLELDVLGTTVHAFLGIPFAQPPVGERRFRRAEPAEPWDGIYNATRKPNACIQDVAVFGRQDSIYNTWMPDGPISEDCLYLNVWQPTPVPTGAAVLVWIHGGSFQVGSSALELYDGKYLAAAEGVVVVAVNYRVSTLGFLYTGTEGAPGNMGLTDQAMALKWVKENIASFGGDPSLVTLFGESAGGISIGYLQMSLDSRDLFNRGIVQSGAVVMPWGRDSASAAYNKTIRFAESVGCPSDKGMDAIIACLRRKDGQNLVDTSVLRDTFFFPVIDGNFLMENPGDALKDGNFKKADMLIGSNTNEGTIFFANNIATKEQFIKAVQYSIPVLNEFAMDAAVYQYTAWSQPERETLYQDALYLLYGDYFAFCPDVTTARAHIRQGAATYMYEFAHRASNSAWPDWMGVVHGAEMEFVFGRPLDAALGYTAEEVELSRRIMRHWANFARTGNPNNNNNNETTWVAFNQTDGGYTVLDTHAPRMRMGPRFAACDFWENYVNPLMTKTDALMMSRSCDPATSDARADSKAVFWLLQLSLSNLIAVFFYTLHV, from the exons ATGGCTCATCACATCCTTATAGCAGTCCTTGCTGCGCTGTTGACCTCACCAGAAGTAGAAGCCGTGGCTGATGTGACGACGCCGGCAGGACGAGTTGTCGGGCTAGAGTTGGACGTGCTCGGGACGACAGTTCACGCCTTCCTGGGAATCCCGTTCGCACAGCCGCCAGTCGGAGAACGGCGGTTCAGACGGGCCGAACCAGCGGAGCCATGGGACGGGATATACAACGCAACAAG GAAGCCAAATGCCTGCATCCAGGATGTCGCCGTCTTCGGAAGACAAGATAGCATCTACAacacctggatgccagacggaCCAATCAGCGAGGACTGTCTGTACCTGAACGTGTGGCAGCCAACTCCCGTCCCCACCGGAGCCGCCGTGCTGGTCTGGATTCATGGAGGGAGTTTTCAAGT CGGTTCTTCGGCACTTGAATTGTACGATGGAAAGTACCTTGCAGCCGCGGAGGGAGTCGTCGTGGTGGCCGTGAACTACCGAGTCAGCACGCTGGGGTTCCTGTACACTGGGACAGAGGGCGCTCCTGGGAACATGGGGCTCACGGATCAGGCCATGGCTCTCAAGTGGGTGAAAGAAAACATCGCGTCATTCGGAGGTGACCCCAGCTTGGTGACACTTTTTGGTGAAAGCGCTGGCGGGATAAGTATCGGGTATCTTCAGATGTCGCTGGACAGCAGAGACCTCTTCAATCGCGGCATCGTGCAGAGTGGGGCCGTGGTGATGCCGTGGGGCCGAGATTCCGCCTCCGCTGCGTACAACAAAACAATACGCTTCGCAGAAAGCGTTGGGTGCCCATCGGACAAAGGCATGGACGCTATCATCGCTTGTCTTAGACGGAAGGACGGACAGAACCTTGTGGATACATCTGTGTTGAGAGATACATTTTTCTTCCCTGTCATCGACGGAAACTTCCTCATGGAAAACCCCGGGGACGCCCTCAAAGATGGCAACTTCAAAAAGGCGGATATGCTGATTGGATCGAACACAAATGAGGGAACTATTTTCTTCGCCAACAACATCGCCACCAAGGAACAGTTCATCAAAGCAGTCCAGTACAGTATTCCTGTGTTGAATGAGTTTGCAATGGATGCAGCTGTCTACCAATACACGGCGTGGTCACAACCAGAACGAGAAACCTTGTACCAGGATGCATTATACCTTCTCTATGGAGACTACTTCGCCTTTTGCCCCGATGTAACCACTGCGCGTGCTCACATCCGACAGGGGGCGGCGACATACATGTACGAGTTTGCTCACCGAGCATCGAACTCGGCATGGCCTGACTGGATGGGAGTGGTCCACGGAGCGGAGATGGAGTTCGTGTTTGGCCGGCCCCTGGATGCTGCCTTGGGGTACACCGCGGAGGAAGTCGAGCTGTCTCGCAGGATCATGCGTCACTGGGCAAACTTCGCCAGAACGGG TAaccccaacaacaacaacaacaacgagaCGACATGGGTCGCCTTTAACCAGACCGACGGAGGCTACACGGTGTTGGATACGCATGCTCCTCGCATGAGGATGGGTCCGAGGTTCGCCGCGTGCGACTTCTGGGAGAACTACGTCAATCCGCTCATGACAAAGACAG ACGCCCTGATGATGAGTCGGTCCTGCGACCCCGCTACTTCAGACGCCCGTGCCGACAGCAAAGCTGTATTTTGGCTACTGCAACTGAGCCTTTCTAATTTGATCGCTGTGTTCTTTTATACTCTGCATGTCTAG
- the LOC136433626 gene encoding organic solute transporter subunit alpha-like has protein sequence MTLNTLIMTRNHSAQEMPLNCTARLPHFADRVEQVSTDVTAVVVMFGGTLASLITVLLYLEECLYFCRNPFTARRRSKMLKILAVYPVISTTATSSLWFPQACAVADFAASWYLSLAIYQVFTLMVDYLGGKRGIVESIGGLKIRMNTLPICCCVCIHPKPLNMVLLRRFHLGVLQLTVVYPVTTYVSTLISTDRSGQGSNQDTASADLVLRVVPLVSVLMAVYSITCVCRNVTTHMPHASAFRLRPKLAVVMFIMGLTRLQSLVLSLVRIPGGKGCGPGTIFTGPDRRKVIGSVLTVLEMLLLGLLARRLFTQPVEDDLEDPCDVTDQHFHEKRVMIVRTTSL, from the exons AGGTGTCCACGGACGTGACGGCTGTTGTGGTGATGTTTGGGGGGACGTTAGCGTCCCTGATAACGGTGCTGCTGTACCTGGAGGAATGTCTGTACTTCTGCAGGAACCCGTTCACCGCACGCCGCAGGAGCAAGATGCTTAAGATTCTAGCCGTGTACCCG GTGATAAGTACAACCGCCACATCTAGTCTGTGGTTCCCTCAGGCCTGTGCTGTCGCCGACTTCGCTGCTTCGTG GTACCTGTCCCTGGCTATATACCAGGTCTTCACCCTGATGGTGGATTATCTGGGCGGGAAACGTGGAATCGTGGAAAGCATCGGTGGACTCAAAATCCGGATGAACACCCTGCCAATCTGCTGCTGCGTCTGTATTCACCCTAAACCCCTCAACAT GGTTTTGCTGAGGAGGTTCCATCTCGGCGTGCTGCAGCTGACGGTGGTGTATCCTGTCACGACTTACGTCTCCACTCTCATCTCCACAGACCGGAGCGGGCAGGGAAGCAACCAG GACACAGCGTCAGCCGACCTAGTTTTACGGGTGGTCCCACTGGTCAGCGTCCTGATGGCAGTGTACAGCATAACGTGTGTGTGTAGGAACGTCACCACACACATGCCGCACGCCTCGGCCTTCCGACTCCGCCCCAAGCTAGCCGTGGTCATGTTTATCATGGGGCTCACCAGGCTGCAGTCCCTCGTCCTGTCGCTAGTCAGGATACCTGGTGGCAAAGGCTGCGGTCCCGGTACCATCTTCACCGGACCGGACAGGAGAAAAG TTATCGGCAGCGTCCTGACCGTTCTGGAAATGCTGCTGTTGGGCCTGCTAGCCCGCCGCCTCTTCACTCAACCCGTGGAGGACGATTTGGAGGATCCTTGTGACGTCACCGACCAACATTTCCATGAAAAACGGGTCATGATCGTACGGACAACATCGCTATAG